A stretch of Lathyrus oleraceus cultivar Zhongwan6 chromosome 6, CAAS_Psat_ZW6_1.0, whole genome shotgun sequence DNA encodes these proteins:
- the LOC127095395 gene encoding protein SMAX1-LIKE 3: MRGGICSIQLQALTQEAATVVKQAVNLATRRGHAQVTPLHVASAMLATSTGLLRKACLQCHSHPLQCKALELCFNVALNRLPASTQSPLLGPQYSSSPSLSNALVAAFKRAQAHQRRGTIENQQQQQHILALKIEVEQLIISILDDPSVSRVMREAGFSSTLVKARVEVEQALPIEVSSQKEISIKPPQALSLGGSNSFAKPIEYVNNDDVTSVLNELVKRRRNTVIVGESVSNAEGVAKGVMERFEIGNVPNELRYVQIVSLPLICFRNISKEEVEKKFVEVRSLVKSYMGRGVILYLGDLKWLFEFWSSYCEQKRNYYCSVEHMVMEVKKLVNGSGESTRLWLMGISNFKTYMKCKTCYHSLESIWELHPFTVPVGSLSLSLNFDSDSQAKERSLVLFKDLAFEDKVGVGKYLTCCKDCSMKFENEAQSLSNNSSKKACSSSLPSWLQSCKQERSYIMEDQENARLKDLCKKWNTICKSVHRKPSILDKQDLFVISSTPSSPTSFSSLERKSTFQQNHLNWPMISEQEKTPKECELLYTENAGGGDDDDDDCYDGNLIMFMPHRNVPKPDLLSNPNSSPNSASSSEAVEGLESTEMFNEHNEENLKILCDALENKFPQNKETIQEIASTVLFCRSGMRKRDNHLIKRENHTQETWMLFLGDDSQSKENISKELAKVVFGSYSNFMTIGLSTFSSLGDDVDDSSSDEKSKRKRPRDEFGSTYLQRFGEAMNENPHRVFFMEDLEQVDHFTQKGIKKAIQSGSLTIPDGESIPLKDAIIIFTSESFSSSMSKSQPSSSCAENKGKETMIEDHKNTLNLSLDLNIAIEDHDNADTSILELVDKKISFN, from the exons ATGAGAGGAGGAATTTGCAGTATTCAGCTTCAAGCTCTTACACAAGAAGCAGCTACTGTTGTTAAACAAGCAGTGAATCTAGCAACAAGAAGAGGTCATGCACAAGTCACACCTCTTCATGTTGCTAGTGCCATGCTTGCAACTTCAACTGGTTTATTAAGAAAAGCTTGTCTTCAATGTCATTCTCACCCTCTTCAATGCAAAGCTCTTGAGCTTTGTTTCAATGTTGCACTTAACCGTTTACCAGCTTCAACACAAAGTCCACTTTTAGGTCCTCAATATTCATCTTCTCCTTCACTTTCTAATGCTTTGGTTGCAGCTTTCAAACGTGCTCAGGCTCACCAACGACGCGGAACGATCGAGAatcagcagcagcagcaacataTTTTGGCCTTGAAGATTGAAGTTGAGCAGCTCATAATCTCTATACTTGATGATCCAAGTGTTAGTAGAGTTATGAGGGAAGCTGGTTTCTCTAGTACTCTTGTGAAAGCAAGAGTTGAAGTTGAACAAGCTCTTCCGATCGAAGTTTCTTCGCAGAAAGAAATTAGCATTAAACCTCCTCAAGCTCTTAGCCTTGGCGGTTCGAATTCATTCGCCAAACCTATAGAATATGTTAACAATGATGATGTAACAAGTGTGTTGAATGAACTAGTGAAGAGGAGAAGAAACACTGTGATTGTAGGAGAGAGTGTTTCGAATGCCGAGGGAGTAGCTAAAGGAGTGATGGAAAGATTTGAGATAGGTAATGTTCCTAATGAGTTAAGGTATGTGCAAATTGTGAGTCTTCCTTTGATATGCTTTAGGAATATAAGCAAAGAGGAAGTTGAAAAGAAGTTTGTGGAAGTTAGAAGCCTAGTGAAAAGCTATATGGGAAGAGGGGTGATTCTATATTTAGGTGATTTGAAATGGTTGTTTGAGTTTTGGTCAAGTTACTGTGAGCAAAAAAGGAACTACTATTGTTCTGTTGAGCATATGGTTATGGAGGTTAAAAAGTTGGTGAATGGAAGTGGTGAGAGTACTAGATTATGGCTTATGGGAATTTCAAATTTCAAAACATACATGAAGTGTAAAACATGTTACCATTCTCTAGAATCTATTTGGGAGCTTCATCCTTTCACAGTTCCTGTTGGAAGCCTAAGCCTAAGTTTGAATTTTGACAG TGATTCTCAAGCTAAGGAAAGAAGCCTGGTGTTATTCAAGGACTTGGCTTTTGAAGATAAAGTAGGAGTTGGAAAGTATCTAACTTGTTGCAAAGATTGTTCAATGAAATTTGAAAATGAAGCTCAGAGTTTGAGTAACAATTCAAGCAAGAAAGCATGCAGTTCTAGCTTGCCATCATGGCTTCAAAGTTGTAAACAAGAAAGAAGCTACATAATGGAAGATCAG GAGAATGCAAGGCTTAAGGATCTGTGCAAGAAATGGAACACAATATGCAAATCAGTACACAGAAAGCCTTCGATTCTCGACAAACAAGATTTATTTGTTATATCGTCAACCCCTTCATCACCAACTTCATTTTCCTCACTTGAAAGAAAGTCTACTTTTCAACAAAACCACTTAAATTGGCCTATGATTTCTGAACAAGAAAAAACACCAAAAGAATGCGAGTTATTGTACACTGAAAATGCTGGTGGCGGCGACGACGATGATGATGATTGTTATGATGGTAACTTGATAATGTTCATGCCACATAGAAATGTTCCAAAACCAGATCTTTTGTCAAATCCTAACTCAAGTCCAAACTCAGCCTCTTCAAGTGAAGCAGTGGAAGGTTTAGAGAGCACTGAAATGTTCAATGAACATAATGAAGAGAATCTCAAGATTCTCTGTGATGCCTTGGAGAACAAGTTTCCACAAAATAAAGAAACCATTCAAGAGATTGCAAGTACTGTCCTTTTTTGTAGATCAGGAATGAGAAAAAGAGATAACCACTTGATCAAAAGAGAAAATCATACGCAAGAAACTTGGATGTTATTTCTCGGCGATGATTCTCAATCCAAAGAGAATATCTCAAAGGAGCTAGCAAAAGTTGTTTTTGGATCTTATAGCAACTTTATGACAATTGGCCTAAGCACTTTTTCTTCCTTAGGGGATGATGTTGATGATTCTTCAAGCGACGAAAAATCCAAAAGGAAAAGACCAAGAGATGAGTTTGGAAGCACTTATTTGCAAAGATTTGGAGAAGCAATGAATGAGAATCCTCATAGAGTGTTCTTCATGGAAGATTTAGAACAAGTTGATCACTTTActcaaaagggtatcaaaaaagCTATTCAAAGTGGAAGTTTAACAATTCCAGATGGTGAATCAATTCCTCTCAAGGATGCAATTATCATTTTCACCTCTGAAAGCTTCAGTTCTTCAATGTCAAAGTCACAACCATCATCATCATGTGCTGAAAACAAAGGGAAAGAGACCATGATAGAGGATCATAAAAATACTCTAAACCTATCTTTGGATCTGAATATAGCCATTGAAGATCATGATAATGCAGACACCAGTATTCTTGAGTTAGTTGACAAGAAAATTAGTTTTAATTAA
- the LOC127095733 gene encoding uncharacterized protein LOC127095733 encodes MAFTSSLTSHFLSLPNKNPSLTPFQSQPFFFPTLHPKPLLSSPTSISTVASASSSKNPSSNNNPKQSRQDEVVEVEVEEELPWIQEKALDLVEFTGSVTQAIPGPRVGPTSLPWILAVPLGYAGLTFVIAFVKTVRNFSSPKAQRRKLVGKNALLCKSVDDLLQRGRDEVKVDDLKGIENKTGFVLEEILRKYIRYALNEKPFNPDVIADLIQLRRASALKDSQVAEILNEISRRIVRDKGNVFLILDSFHLSNPCTW; translated from the exons ATGGCTTTCACTTCTTCTCTCACTTCCCATTTTCTCTCTCTCCCAAACAAAAACCCATCCCTAACCCCTTTTCAATCTCAACCCTTCTTTTTCCCTACACTCCACCCAAAACCACTCTTATCATCACCTACTTCAATCTCAACCGTTGCTTCAGCGTCATCATCGAAAAACCCTTCCAGTAACAATAACCCTAAACAATCTAGACAAGATGAAGTTGTTGAGGTTGAAGTAGAAGAGGAACTTCCGTGGATTCAAGAAAAAGCTCTCGACCTCGTTGAGTTCACCGGTTCTGTTACCCAAGCGATTCCCGGTCCGAGAGTGGGTCCCACTTCGTTGCCGTGGATTCTCGCCGTTCCTCTTGGTTATGCTGGTCTCACTTTCGTTATCGCGTTTGTTAAAACCGTTAGGAATTTCAGTTCTCCCAAAGCACAACGCAGGAAATTG GTTGGTAAAAATGCGTTGTTGTGTAAGTCTGTTGATGATTTGTTACAAAGAGGACGAGATGAAGTTAAGGTTGATGATCTCAAAGGAATCGAAAATAAG ACAGGTTTTGTCTTGGAAGAAATTTTGCGCAAATACATCCGATATGCTCTGAACGAGAAACCATTCAACCCTGATGTTATAGCTGATTTAATTCAATTAAGGAGAGCTTCTGCATTAAAGGACTCACAAGTTGCTGAGATTCTAAATGAAATTTCACGAAGAATTGTTAGAGACAAAGGTAATGTCTTCTTAATATTGGACAGTTTTCATCTGAGTAATCCTTGTACGTGGTAG
- the LOC127093109 gene encoding uncharacterized protein LOC127093109 translates to MKLNKRQSREKKEKINMVQIADVETVNSDGRSKEASLEKTEQDHENECHVIFSGDDDSSNGMKKWIKEYRQSKPGLEVLQNQIDHFVTDYEQKMEQERKAKEALVAEGGWTVVQHHKGRKKTTDSESGIAVGSVAQAAVENKLAKKKPQLGLDFYRFQKREALRNEIMELQTKFEEDKKRLQQLRAARKFRPY, encoded by the exons ATGAAACTAAATAAGAGACAGAGTAGGGAAAAGAAGGAAAAAATAAACATGGTGCAAATTGCTGATGTTGAAACCGTGAACAGTGATG gtagATCAAAAGAAGCATCACTAGAAAAGACAGAACAAGATCATGAGAATGAATGTCATGTTATTTTTTCTGGAGATGATGACTCATCAAATGGAATGAAAA AATGGATCAAGGAATACCGTCAAAGTAAACCAGGGTTGGAGGTATTGCAAAATCAAATCGACCACTTTGTAACTGATTACGAGCAAAAAATGGAACAG GAAAGAAAAGCAAAAGAGGCACTTGTTGCAGAAGGAGGATGGACAGTGGTTCAACACCACAAGGGTAGGAAGAAAACAACTGATTCTGAAAGTGGGATTGCTGTGGGTTCAGTTGCTCAAGCTGCTGTGGAGAATAAATTGGCCAAAAAGAAACCTCAACTTGGTCTAGATTTCTATCGCTTTCAAAAAAGAGAAGCTCTGAGAAATG AAATAATGGAATTGCAGACCAAATTTGAGGAAGATAAAAAACGTCTGCAACAGCTGAGAGCTGCCAGGAAATTTAGACCTTATTAA